Proteins co-encoded in one Natronorubrum daqingense genomic window:
- a CDS encoding HalOD1 output domain-containing protein: MSQLDSLEEGGTILLQSADEVEFDEQHERYRVSYDPSVDDTSLAVVTAIGVASRTDPTRLPPLYDAVDPTALDSIFSEAQNSCQVSFRYTDFDVTVSDIGVVTCTPVTAE, translated from the coding sequence GTGAGTCAACTCGATTCCCTCGAGGAGGGAGGCACGATTCTGTTACAGTCTGCGGACGAAGTCGAATTTGACGAGCAACACGAACGCTACCGAGTATCGTACGATCCGTCAGTCGACGATACCAGTCTCGCCGTTGTCACCGCTATTGGAGTCGCATCGCGGACCGATCCGACGCGGTTGCCGCCGCTGTACGATGCGGTCGATCCGACTGCTCTCGACAGCATCTTCAGCGAGGCACAGAACAGCTGTCAGGTCTCGTTTCGGTACACTGATTTCGACGTTACGGTCTCGGACATCGGCGTCGTCACCTGTACACCGGTTACGGCAGAGTGA
- the gpmI gene encoding 2,3-bisphosphoglycerate-independent phosphoglycerate mutase, with amino-acid sequence MDAALIILDGWGLGDGTSRDAVDAADTPNFDRLAAEGAYGTLEVAGRRVGLPDGQMGNSEVGHLNIGAGRVVHQEYTRISDSIADGSFRENDAINVAFEQARENDGRVHFLGLVSDGGVHSDQAHLHALIELAADRDVEAVTHAFTDGRDTSPTGGRAYLSTLESVVDEHGTGDVATVSGRYYAMDRDQNWERTKRAYDAIVNREADHEAESALEAVENSYERDVTDEFVEPTCIDGQPALEDGDSVVWFNFRSDRARQLTRMLADIRSEDWADEFATSPPDTEIVVLTQYDKTFDLPIAYPPNQPEQVLGEVLADAGKTQLRLAESEKYAHVTYFLNGGREVEFDGEIREIVESPDVATYDVQPEMSAPEVTEAAVSRIESEGGETRADSPDALVLNYANPDMVGHTGDYEAAIEAVEAVDAQLGRLAAVLERVGAHVLVTADHGNADDMGTEAQPHTAHTYNRVPLVYVAPDGSSAGRSIRENGTLADVAPTLLEILDIDQPLEMTGESLLE; translated from the coding sequence ATGGACGCTGCGCTGATCATCCTCGACGGGTGGGGACTCGGCGACGGGACGAGCAGAGACGCCGTCGACGCGGCCGACACGCCGAACTTCGACCGATTGGCGGCCGAGGGCGCGTACGGGACGCTCGAGGTCGCGGGCCGACGGGTCGGCCTGCCGGACGGACAGATGGGAAACAGCGAGGTCGGCCACCTCAACATCGGTGCCGGTCGGGTCGTCCACCAGGAGTACACGCGCATTTCTGACTCCATCGCGGACGGCTCTTTTCGGGAAAACGATGCCATCAACGTGGCCTTCGAGCAGGCACGGGAAAACGACGGACGAGTCCACTTTCTCGGACTCGTCAGCGACGGCGGGGTTCACTCGGATCAGGCCCACCTCCACGCGCTGATCGAACTGGCCGCAGACCGCGACGTCGAGGCCGTCACCCACGCGTTTACCGACGGCCGGGACACCTCGCCGACGGGAGGCCGAGCGTACCTCTCCACGCTCGAGTCCGTCGTCGACGAACACGGGACGGGCGACGTGGCCACCGTCTCGGGCCGATATTACGCGATGGACCGAGATCAGAACTGGGAGCGAACGAAGCGCGCCTACGACGCCATCGTGAATCGCGAGGCCGACCACGAGGCGGAATCGGCTCTCGAGGCCGTCGAAAACTCCTACGAGCGGGACGTGACGGACGAGTTCGTCGAACCAACCTGTATCGACGGCCAGCCAGCGCTCGAGGACGGCGATTCGGTCGTCTGGTTCAACTTCCGTTCCGACCGGGCGCGCCAGCTCACGCGGATGCTCGCGGACATCCGCTCGGAGGACTGGGCCGACGAGTTCGCGACCAGCCCGCCAGACACGGAGATCGTCGTGCTGACCCAATACGACAAGACGTTCGATCTGCCGATTGCGTACCCGCCCAACCAGCCAGAACAAGTCCTCGGTGAGGTGCTCGCCGACGCGGGCAAGACGCAACTTCGCCTTGCCGAATCCGAAAAGTACGCTCACGTCACCTACTTCCTGAACGGCGGCCGCGAGGTCGAGTTCGACGGCGAGATTCGCGAAATCGTCGAGAGTCCCGACGTGGCGACCTACGACGTACAACCCGAGATGAGCGCGCCAGAAGTGACCGAAGCGGCGGTTTCTCGTATCGAAAGCGAGGGTGGTGAGACGCGCGCCGACAGCCCCGACGCGCTCGTCCTCAACTACGCCAACCCCGACATGGTCGGGCACACGGGCGACTACGAAGCCGCCATCGAGGCCGTCGAAGCCGTCGACGCACAACTCGGCCGGTTGGCTGCCGTCCTCGAGCGAGTCGGCGCGCACGTCCTCGTGACGGCAGATCACGGCAACGCCGACGATATGGGGACCGAAGCGCAGCCCCACACGGCACACACGTACAACCGCGTTCCCCTGGTGTACGTCGCCCCTGATGGCTCGAGCGCCGGCCGATCGATCCGAGAAAACGGTACCCTCGCCGACGTCGCGCCGACGCTGCTCGAGATACTCGATATCGACCAGCCCCTCGAGATGACCGGCGAGTCGCTGCTCGAGTAG
- a CDS encoding DUF7113 family protein — translation MLIVCGRAGGTELSGTLYERGERAPTFRGAPDEDAAYVWVCDEFYEVDSGGSTQLVGDREVNLAFESPMPRGFDTRDQALEGAKEHVRTQFARIGLDPESVDLEVEPDVESNHSS, via the coding sequence ATGCTCATCGTCTGCGGACGGGCTGGCGGAACCGAACTCTCCGGGACGCTGTACGAACGGGGAGAGCGCGCACCCACGTTTCGTGGCGCACCGGACGAAGACGCCGCGTACGTCTGGGTCTGTGACGAGTTCTACGAAGTCGACAGCGGCGGCTCGACGCAACTCGTCGGCGACCGCGAGGTCAACCTCGCGTTCGAATCGCCCATGCCTCGTGGCTTCGATACTCGTGATCAGGCCCTCGAGGGCGCGAAAGAACACGTCCGAACGCAGTTCGCTCGAATCGGTCTCGACCCGGAATCGGTCGACCTCGAGGTCGAACCCGACGTCGAGTCGAACCACTCGAGTTAG
- a CDS encoding thiol-disulfide oxidoreductase DCC family protein, which translates to MATEIPDDEPIVLFDGVCNLCHGFVQFLVPRDTDEQFYFASLQSDVGQKLLADHGLADHDLESVVLIEGEDYYVKSGAVIRIAQLLGGVYRLLGPSRFLPRRLRNWAYDLVAKHRYRLFGQKEQCMMPTGNVQERILE; encoded by the coding sequence ATGGCCACGGAGATTCCGGACGACGAACCGATCGTACTCTTCGACGGCGTCTGTAACCTCTGTCACGGCTTCGTCCAGTTTCTGGTTCCCCGAGACACCGACGAGCAGTTCTACTTCGCCTCGCTGCAATCCGACGTCGGTCAGAAGCTATTGGCCGACCACGGCCTCGCGGACCACGACCTCGAGTCGGTCGTCCTGATCGAGGGCGAGGACTACTACGTCAAGTCGGGGGCGGTCATCCGAATCGCGCAGTTACTCGGGGGCGTCTACCGACTGCTCGGGCCGTCTCGTTTCCTCCCACGTCGACTGCGAAATTGGGCGTACGACCTCGTCGCGAAACACCGGTACCGACTCTTCGGCCAAAAAGAGCAGTGCATGATGCCGACTGGAAACGTTCAGGAACGCATTCTCGAGTAG
- a CDS encoding DNA double-strand break repair nuclease NurA encodes MTLDPVHYDGIARLARRIDHGADERDRRALAETVWSQFLDPLIYDGRTVLEPVDEQRRRHVDCEDVALQERPFPTEHALDAGTINPTTFKNGLVIDIAQAAMSATPSDLDLHRSRTTVMTVHSNDETMTVDENWQKDDEGYLRSRAVKIPPLPRFAEGVVHALALYLAESKHARDHAEMVEDLLVLDGPIYPRGLLRWADQHPDLADFLLEDPRPTTVLENYVRLVERFVDREVPLVGFVKNPATRVITRTLKNKRDADLATPWNDDSALFTRLLERGEYVDDVEGDRWERDTSALTYTNWFRSRGGVDRPLSVDGEALGVDRKLSHEAYEVTFFVVYDPRDDLVYRVEAPYAFTRQSELRERLTLQVLQNVAIAHGPPTIVQKADELARISRSEKASLRERLESQFDTTQARTYDDHRWAEEPY; translated from the coding sequence ATGACACTCGATCCGGTTCACTACGACGGGATCGCACGACTCGCGAGGCGGATCGATCACGGTGCCGACGAGCGCGACCGGCGCGCGCTCGCCGAGACGGTCTGGAGTCAGTTTCTCGATCCCCTGATTTACGACGGGCGAACCGTCCTCGAGCCAGTCGACGAGCAGCGTCGCCGTCACGTCGACTGCGAGGACGTCGCCCTCCAGGAACGACCGTTTCCGACCGAACACGCCCTCGACGCGGGGACGATCAACCCGACGACGTTCAAAAACGGGCTCGTCATCGACATCGCGCAGGCGGCGATGAGCGCGACGCCGAGCGACCTCGACCTCCATCGCTCGCGGACGACGGTGATGACGGTCCACTCGAACGACGAGACGATGACCGTCGACGAAAACTGGCAGAAAGACGACGAGGGGTACCTCCGGAGTCGCGCCGTGAAGATTCCGCCGTTGCCCCGGTTCGCCGAGGGCGTCGTCCACGCGCTCGCACTCTACCTCGCGGAGAGCAAGCACGCCCGCGATCACGCCGAAATGGTGGAAGACCTGCTCGTTCTGGACGGTCCAATCTATCCGCGCGGACTGTTACGCTGGGCCGACCAGCACCCCGATCTGGCCGACTTCCTGCTCGAGGACCCGCGCCCGACGACGGTGCTCGAGAACTACGTTCGGCTGGTCGAGCGCTTCGTCGACCGCGAGGTCCCCCTCGTCGGGTTCGTCAAGAATCCGGCGACCCGCGTCATCACGCGAACGCTGAAGAACAAACGCGACGCCGACCTGGCGACGCCGTGGAACGACGACTCGGCGCTGTTCACTCGCCTCCTCGAGCGCGGCGAGTACGTCGACGACGTCGAGGGGGATCGCTGGGAGCGAGACACCTCGGCGCTCACCTACACGAACTGGTTCCGGTCTCGAGGCGGCGTCGATCGGCCGCTCTCGGTCGACGGCGAGGCGCTCGGCGTCGATCGAAAGCTCTCGCACGAGGCCTACGAGGTGACCTTCTTCGTCGTCTACGATCCGCGCGACGACCTCGTCTACCGCGTCGAGGCACCGTACGCGTTCACTCGCCAGTCAGAGCTGCGCGAACGGCTCACGCTGCAGGTGCTACAGAACGTCGCGATCGCACACGGGCCGCCGACCATCGTCCAGAAGGCCGACGAACTCGCGCGAATCAGTCGCTCCGAAAAAGCCTCCCTCCGGGAGCGACTCGAGAGCCAGTTCGATACGACCCAAGCGCGGACCTACGACGATCACCGGTGGGCCGAGGAGCCCTACTAA
- a CDS encoding helix-turn-helix domain-containing protein, whose translation MAIEASFVATEGEFPLAEVFAKFPASRIELDRVVPTNKALVPYFWLEDVDESEITMSGIEHPGIDDLRVIDDVDGQVFVRIGWNFEYESILTGILETNVSLVSAIGKEDRWTFELRATDQDDISAFQTYCRDRDIPVELTQLHALSPVRDDYDLTDAQREALTLAYARGYYDSPREASQEELAEELGITRQAVASRLQRGTRRLIAGSIVESAE comes from the coding sequence ATGGCCATCGAAGCCTCGTTCGTCGCAACGGAAGGCGAGTTTCCGCTCGCCGAAGTATTTGCGAAGTTCCCCGCCAGCCGGATCGAACTCGATCGGGTCGTTCCGACGAACAAGGCACTCGTCCCGTACTTTTGGCTCGAGGACGTGGACGAATCAGAAATTACGATGAGTGGTATCGAACATCCCGGCATCGACGACCTCCGCGTCATCGACGACGTCGACGGCCAAGTGTTCGTCCGGATCGGCTGGAACTTCGAATACGAGAGCATTCTCACGGGGATTCTCGAGACGAACGTCTCACTCGTCTCGGCCATCGGCAAAGAGGATCGGTGGACGTTCGAGCTTCGGGCGACGGATCAAGACGATATCTCCGCGTTTCAAACCTACTGTCGCGACCGAGACATCCCCGTCGAACTCACGCAGCTTCACGCGCTCTCCCCAGTCCGAGACGACTACGACCTGACTGACGCCCAGCGGGAAGCGCTGACGCTCGCCTACGCTCGAGGCTACTACGATTCACCGCGTGAGGCGTCACAGGAGGAGCTCGCCGAAGAGTTAGGAATCACCAGACAGGCGGTTGCCTCGAGATTGCAGCGAGGAACCAGACGGTTGATCGCAGGGTCGATCGTCGAATCCGCCGAGTGA